A genomic region of Mitsuaria sp. 7 contains the following coding sequences:
- a CDS encoding DUF4288 domain-containing protein: protein MLAETCSRRIDMWFCAHVIMYFKLIDAPQESFLIHENVHLVEANNADEADSIARKIGQSCEDPSKDGHLELNEQKAAYLFAGIRKIIEVEINPETISAINLSGREVTYSVYEVDTFEEVCSLANGDMINVLYRE, encoded by the coding sequence ATGTTGGCTGAGACCTGCTCGCGGAGGATTGATATGTGGTTCTGCGCTCACGTAATCATGTACTTTAAGTTGATAGACGCCCCTCAGGAGTCATTCCTGATCCACGAGAATGTCCATCTTGTCGAAGCGAACAACGCAGATGAGGCGGATTCGATTGCCCGGAAAATCGGCCAGTCTTGTGAGGATCCCAGTAAAGATGGGCATCTGGAATTGAATGAGCAAAAGGCGGCCTATCTATTCGCGGGGATTCGCAAGATCATCGAGGTTGAAATTAATCCTGAGACTATCTCTGCGATAAATCTCAGCGGGCGGGAAGTTACATATTCTGTATATGAGGTTGATACGTTTGAAGAGGTTTGCTCTCTGGCGAATGGTGACATGATAAATGTCTTGTATCGAGAGTAG
- a CDS encoding tetratricopeptide repeat protein produces MKLDRRHLEIGCDDYARGRFKAAARNFSIAARYGNAEAQVNLANMYDLGEGVPVDVKLAVHYYRLAASKGLTQAAYNLFVLYRTRGNMRGARYWLQRARDLGDEDALNAQMDDRNTS; encoded by the coding sequence ATGAAACTGGATCGACGTCATTTGGAAATCGGCTGTGATGACTATGCCCGTGGTCGTTTCAAGGCCGCTGCAAGAAACTTCTCAATCGCCGCCCGGTACGGCAATGCGGAAGCTCAAGTCAATCTCGCGAACATGTATGACCTGGGCGAGGGTGTGCCCGTGGACGTCAAGCTTGCAGTTCACTACTACAGGCTCGCTGCAAGTAAGGGGCTAACGCAGGCGGCATATAACCTCTTCGTGCTTTACCGCACAAGAGGAAATATGAGAGGGGCCCGCTACTGGTTGCAGCGCGCTCGCGATTTGGGGGACGAAGATGCGCTGAATGCTCAGATGGACGATCGAAATACCTCGTGA